A region from the Palaemon carinicauda isolate YSFRI2023 chromosome 16, ASM3689809v2, whole genome shotgun sequence genome encodes:
- the LOC137655912 gene encoding early endosome antigen 1-like, translating into MLRQELESLFSNTRSYFQELESPFSDTRSYFQELESPFSDTRSYFQELESPFSDTRSYFQELESPLSDTRSYFQELESPFSDTRSYFQELESPLSDTRSYFQELESPFGDTRSYFQELESPFSDTRSYFQELESPLSDTRSYFQELESPFSDTRSYFQELESPFSDTRSYFQELESPFSDTRSYFQELESPFSNTRSYFQELESPLSDTRSYFQELESPFSDTRSYFQELESPLSDTRSYFQELESPFSDTRSYFQELESPFSDTRSYFQELESPLSDTRSYFQELESPFSNTRSYFQELESPFSDTRSYFQELESPLSDTRSYFQELESPFSDTRSYFQELESPFSDTRSYFQELESPFSDTRSYFQELESPFSNTRSYFQELESPLSDTRSYFQELESPFSDTRSYFQELESPFSDTRSYFQELESPFSDTRSYFQELESPFSDTRSYFQELESPLSDTRSYFQELESPFSNTRSYFQELESPFSDTRSYFQELESPLSNTRSYFQELESPLSDTRSYFQELESPFSDTRSYFQELESCSVIPGHIFRS; encoded by the exons ATGCTGAGACAG GAATTAGAATCGCTGTTCAGTAATACCAGGTCCTATTTTCAGGAATTAGAATCCCCATTCAGTGATACCAGGTCATATTTTCAGGAATTAGAATCCCCATTCAGTGATACCAGGTCCTATTTTCAGGAATTAGAATCCCCATTCAGTGATACCAGGTCCTATTTTCAGGAATTAGAATCCCCACTCAGTGATACCAGGTCCTATTTTCAGGAATTAGAATCCCCATTCAGTGATACCAGGTCCTATTTTCAGGAATTAGAATCCCCACTCAGTGATACCAGGTCCTATTTTCAGGAATTAGAATCCCCATTCGGTGATACCAGGTCCTATTTTCAGGAATTAGAATCCCCATTCAGTGATACCAGGTCCTATTTTCAGGAATTAGAATCCCCACTCAGTGATACCAGGTCCTATTTTCAGGAATTAGAATCCCCATTCAGTGATACCAGGTCATATTTTCAGGAATTAGAATCCCCATTCAGTGATACCAGGTCATATTTTCAGGAATTAGAATCCCCATTCAGTGATACCAGGTCATATTTTCAGGAATTAGAATCCCCATTCAGTAATACCAGGTCCTATTTTCAGGAATTAGAATCCCCACTCAGTGATACCAGGTCATATTTTCAGGAATTAGAATCCCCATTCAGTGATACCAGGTCCTATTTTCAGGAATTAGAATCCCCACTCAGTGATACCAGGTCCTATTTTCAGGAATTAGAATCCCCATTCAGTGATACCAGGTCCTATTTTCAGGAATTAGAATCCCCATTCAGTGATACCAGGTCATATTTTCAGGAATTAGAATCCCCACTCAGTGATACCAGGTCCTATTTTCAGGAATTAGAATCCCCATTCAGTAATACCAGGTCCTATTTTCAGGAATTAGAATCCCCATTCAGTGATACCAGGTCCTATTTTCAGGAATTAGAATCCCCACTCAGTGATACCAGGTCCTATTTTCAGGAATTAGAATCCCCATTCAGTGATACCAGGTCATATTTTCAGGAATTGGAATCCCCATTCAGTGATACCAGGTCATATTTTCAGGAATTAGAATCCCCATTCAGTGATACCAGGTCATATTTTCAGGAATTAGAATCCCCATTCAGTAATACCAGGTCCTATTTTCAGGAATTAGAATCCCCACTCAGTGATACCAGGTCCTATTTTCAGGAATTAGAATCCCCATTCAGTGATACCAGGTCCTATTTTCAGGAATTAGAATCCCCATTCAGTGATACCAGGTCCTATTTTCAGGAATTAGAATCCCCATTCAGTGATACCAGGTCCTATTTTCAGGAATTAGAATCCCCATTCAGTGATACCAGGTCATATTTTCAGGAATTAGAATCCCCACTCAGTGATACCAGGTCCTATTTTCAGGAATTAGAATCCCCATTCAGTAATACCAGGTCCTATTTTCAGGAATTAGAATCCCCATTCAGTGATACCAGGTCCTATTTTCAGGAATTAGAATCCCCACTCAGTAATACCAGGTCCTATTTTCAGGAATTAGAATCCCCACTCAGTGATACCAGGTCCTATTTTCAGGAATTAGAATCCCCATTCAGTGATACCAGGTCATATTTTCAGGAATTAGAATCCTGTTCAGTAATACCAGGTCATATTTTCAGGAGTTAG